The Microcystis panniformis FACHB-1757 region GATCCGGAGTTTTATGCGCGTTTTTTCGCCGAAATTTTTCTCTATCTCAAACAGACGCAGTTAAAAAACAATTGGCGCGGGGTGGTGATCTATCCGAATCGAAGGGTGGAAAAGGAGAATATAGAGCGATATAGAGAGCTATTACAAGAAACAAGAGTACAAAGGATTTATCTCGAGGAATTAGCTGATATTCCACCAGATTCGCTCGGATTAGCGACGCTAGAGTTAGTAAGCTTACCCGAAGCGCAAGTGATCAACCGGGGAAGAGAGTTAATCGCGCGAGTGAGGGAAACGGGGGTAGAAAATCGCCCACAGGAACTTTTAGAATTGATAGAGACGATTTTGATTTACAAGTTGCCGCAGATTACTCGAAAGGAGATAGAAGCTATGTTTAGTTTAAGCGAGTTAAGACAGACGCGTGTGTTTCAGGAGGCCCTAGAGGAAGGTCGCCAAGAAGGTCGCCAAGAAGGTCGCCAAGAAGGTCGCCAAGAAGGTCGCCAAGAAGGTCGCCAAGAAGGTCGCCAAGAAGGTCGCCAAGAAGGGGAAATCATCGGAAAATTAGCTTCTGTTCCCTTATTATTGCGAGCGGGGGTTAATCCCAAGGAAATCGCCGCTTCTCTGGGATTATCTCTCGAACAGGTCTTAGAATTGGCTCGGTCACGCGAAGCGTGCGCGAAGCGTTCGCCGGAAGATAGCGAGCGCTAGGGTATTTTCAGAAGTTCGATTGCCGATTTCCCCTTTAAGATGAATAGGAACCCCTAAAGGGAAGACTTTCGGCAGCGGAATAGACCGAACTCATGAAAACCGACACGATTTTCTACCGACTTTTTCAAACCTTTCCCGATCTTCTGTTTGAGTTAATCGACTTTCCCAGGGAATTAGCCGATTTCTATCGATTTTCCTCCGTAGAGGTGAAACAACTATCTTTTCGCATCGATGGAGTCTTTCTACCAGAACGGCAAGATTTACCAATTTATTTTACCGAAGTTCAGTTTCAGAATGATCCGGAGTTTTATGCGCGTTTTTTCGCCGAAATTTTTCTCTATCTCAAACAGACGCAGTTAAAAAACAATTGGCGCGGGGTGGTGATCTATCCGAATCGAAGGGTGGAAAAGGAGAATATAGAGCGATATAGAGAGCTATTACAAGAAACAAGAGTACAAAGGATTTATCTCGAGGAATTAGCTGATATTCCACCAGATTCGCTCGGATTAGCGACGCTAGAGTTAGTAAGCTTACCCGAAGCGCAAGTGATCAACCGGGGAAGAGAGTTAATCGCGCGAGTGAGGGAAACGGGGGTAGAAAATCGCCCACAGGAACTTTTAGAATTGATAGAGACGATTTTGATTTACAAGTTGCCGCAGATTACTCGAAAGGAGATAGAAGCTATGTTTAGTTTAAGCGAGTTAAGACAGACGCGTGTGTTTCAGGAGGCCCTAGAGGAAGGTCGCCAAGAAGGTCGCCAAGAAGGTCGCCAAGAAGGGGAAATCATCGGAAAATTAGCTTCTGTTCCCTTATTATTGCGAGCGGGGGTTAATACCCAAGAAATCGCCGCTTCTCTGGGATTATCTCTCGAAAAGGTCTTAGAATTGGCTCGCTCGCTGGAAG contains the following coding sequences:
- a CDS encoding Rpn family recombination-promoting nuclease/putative transposase encodes the protein MKTDTIFYRLFQTFPDLLFELIDFPRELANFYRFSSVEVKQLSFRIDGVFLPEREDLPIYFTEVQFQNDPEFYARFFAEIFLYLKQTQLKNNWRGVVIYPNRRVEKENIERYRELLQETRVQRIYLEELADIPPDSLGLATLELVSLPEAQVINRGRELIARVRETGVENRPQELLELIETILIYKLPQITRKEIEAMFSLSELRQTRVFQEALEEGRQEGRQEGRQEGRQEGRQEGRQEGRQEGRQEGEIIGKLASVPLLLRAGVNPKEIAASLGLSLEQVLELARSREACAKRSPEDSER
- a CDS encoding Rpn family recombination-promoting nuclease/putative transposase → MKTDTIFYRLFQTFPDLLFELIDFPRELADFYRFSSVEVKQLSFRIDGVFLPERQDLPIYFTEVQFQNDPEFYARFFAEIFLYLKQTQLKNNWRGVVIYPNRRVEKENIERYRELLQETRVQRIYLEELADIPPDSLGLATLELVSLPEAQVINRGRELIARVRETGVENRPQELLELIETILIYKLPQITRKEIEAMFSLSELRQTRVFQEALEEGRQEGRQEGRQEGEIIGKLASVPLLLRAGVNTQEIAASLGLSLEKVLELARSLEDSDR